A genomic stretch from Microtus pennsylvanicus isolate mMicPen1 chromosome 11, mMicPen1.hap1, whole genome shotgun sequence includes:
- the LOC142859409 gene encoding putative olfactory receptor 2W6 encodes MGRTNGSYLQAFILVGFSDRPSLEMILFAFILVFYVLTLVGNTAIIFLSLIDPRLHTPMYFFLGNLSFLDLCFTTSIVPQLLWNLWGPDKTITYHGCAAQLYIYMVLGSTECVLLAVMSYDRYVAVCRPLHYTVVMHPRLCLQLVSVAWCCGFLNSFVMCPQTMQLSRCGHRRVDHFLCEMPALIAMSCEDTTLVEACAFVLGVVLLLVPLSLILLSYGLIAAMVLRMKSTAGRRKAFNTCSSHLTVVSLFYGTIIYMYLQPANSYSQDQGKILTLFYTIVTPSVNPLIYTLRNKDVKGAVRKLLGREKGTGDA; translated from the coding sequence ATGGGGAGGACCAATGGCAGCTACCTACAGGCCTTCATCCTGGTGGGATTTTCTGATCGGCCTAGCCTGGAGATGATTCTCTTTGCTTTTATCTTAGTCTTTTATGTCCTAACTCTGGTGGGCAACACTGCGATCATCTTCTTGTCACTCATAGACCCCAGGCTCCACACGCCCATGTACTTCTTTCTTGGGAACCTGTCTTTCCTGGATCTTTGCTTTACTACGAGCATTGTCCCCCAGCTGCTGTGGAATCTTTGGGGACCAGACAAGACCATCACCTACCATGGTTGTGCAGCTCAACTCTACATCTATATGGTTCTGGGATCCACTGAGTGTGTTCTCTTGGCCGTCAtgtcctatgaccgctatgtggctgTCTGCCGGCCCCTGCACTACACCGTGGTCATGCACCCACGCCTCTGCCTACAGCTGGTGAGTGTTGCCTGGTGCTGTGGCTTCCTAAACTCATTTGTCATGTGTCCTCAGACGATGCAGCTCTCCCGATGTGGACATCGGAGGGTGGACCACTTCCTCTGTGAGATGCCTGCCCTCATTGCCATGTCCTGTGAAGACACCACGCTTGTAGAAGCTTGTGCTTTTGTCCTGGGGGTGGTCCTTCTCCTGGTGCCCCTCTCCCTCATCCTTCTATCTTACGGCTTGATTGCTGCCATGGTGCTGAGGATGAAGTCAACAGCAGGGCGCAGGAAGGCTTTCAACACCTGCTCGTCCCACCTGACTGTGGTCTCCCTCTTCTATGGGACCATCATCTACATGTATTTGCAGCCGGCCAACAGCTACTCCCAAGATCAAGGCAAAATTCTCACTCTCTTCTATACCATCGTCACACCCAGCGTCAACCCCCTCATCTATACTCTGAGGAACAAGGATGTGAAGGGGGCAGTGAGGAAGTTACTAGGACGAGAGAAAGGGACTGGAGACGCTTAA